The following are encoded together in the Mumia sp. Pv4-285 genome:
- a CDS encoding site-specific integrase, whose amino-acid sequence MTTMMSAAMPASASALVLPIDTVGIMPQGLTDTDGERIAAAIAAARTESTRRVYAGVWSRWERWCSSRGVAVLPSDPLAVCAYLTEQAAAGRAMGTLDLICTVIRHVHRTCDLHNPTDALAVHQVRRGLRRTYGSAPRRLARPLTVGEIRQIVDGIDRTAPIGIRDAAIILLGYASALRRSELVALTLADVEDKPAGLMLHIRRSKTDPEGHGEVVGVAHGQHAATDPVAALNAWREIRGAAPGPVFTRIWSSTVSLQPLTGHVPARMLRARAEAAGLDGTRITAHSMRAGHATTAALAGVPLDRIAAQTRHKDISVLVTRYIRPLEALATTSSKDLGL is encoded by the coding sequence ATGACCACGATGATGAGCGCCGCGATGCCGGCGTCCGCCTCCGCCCTTGTCCTCCCCATCGACACCGTCGGCATCATGCCGCAGGGCCTGACCGACACCGACGGCGAGCGGATCGCCGCCGCGATCGCTGCGGCCCGCACAGAGTCCACCCGCCGCGTCTACGCGGGGGTCTGGAGCCGCTGGGAGCGCTGGTGCTCCAGCCGGGGCGTCGCGGTCCTGCCGAGCGATCCGCTCGCAGTGTGCGCGTACCTGACCGAACAGGCCGCTGCCGGGCGCGCGATGGGCACCCTCGATCTCATCTGCACGGTGATCCGCCATGTCCACCGCACGTGCGACCTGCACAATCCCACCGACGCCCTCGCCGTCCACCAGGTGCGTCGCGGCCTGCGCCGCACTTACGGCTCCGCACCCCGGCGCCTGGCGCGACCCCTGACCGTCGGCGAGATCCGCCAGATCGTCGACGGCATCGACCGCACCGCGCCGATCGGCATCCGTGATGCCGCCATCATCCTTCTCGGCTACGCCTCCGCACTCCGCCGCTCCGAACTCGTCGCCCTAACCCTCGCCGACGTCGAGGACAAGCCCGCCGGCCTCATGCTCCACATTCGGCGATCCAAGACCGACCCCGAGGGCCACGGCGAGGTGGTCGGTGTCGCCCACGGCCAGCATGCCGCCACCGACCCTGTCGCGGCACTCAACGCCTGGCGCGAGATCAGGGGAGCAGCTCCCGGCCCGGTGTTCACTCGCATCTGGAGCAGCACCGTCAGCCTCCAGCCGCTCACCGGACACGTCCCCGCCCGGATGCTCCGCGCACGGGCCGAAGCGGCCGGCCTCGACGGAACCCGGATCACCGCCCACTCGATGCGCGCCGGACACGCCACCACCGCGGCACTCGCTGGTGTCCCGCTCGACCGGATCGCCGCGCAGACGCGGCACAAGGACATCTCCGTCCTCGTCACCCGCTACATCCGGCCCCTCGAAGCCCTCGCCACGACATCGAGCAAGGACCTCGGTCTGTAG